One Triplophysa dalaica isolate WHDGS20190420 chromosome 1, ASM1584641v1, whole genome shotgun sequence DNA segment encodes these proteins:
- the bean1 gene encoding protein BEAN1 isoform X2, which yields MKVWGAFLICGPQRVSSNQSSQTHEYPDCQEGVSEASLLVSPLVVAGIVIGLVLFLSCVTIIVGSLRKDSRLRNPHLRASYAPDGLSYGDSIGELRSACIEEFPPAFDFDSYIETLSQVNVMYHDSPPHYDECVGPGTQLYVPTDNPPPYSITDPCRGVPHNYREMDDLPAGACWVSASSSSQYPTRLQDFRHQPTASISLSGLPLEEAPPYEAVVSEQNHPLPLMPLDLLKHTREGSSPQETVPHRIL from the exons ATGAAAGTCTGGGGAGCGTTCCTGATCTGCGGTCCACAGAGAG TGAGCTCAAACCAGAGCAGCCAGACTCATGAGTACCCAGACTGCCAAGAAGGGGTCAGTGAAGCCAGCCTGCTGGTGTCCCCTCTGGTGGTGGCCGGCATTGTTATCGGCCTGGTGCTCTTCCTCTCCTGCGTCACCATCATCGTGGGAAGTCTGCGCAAAGACAGCCGACTGCGCAACCCCCACCTGCGTGCCAGCTACG CTCCAGATGGCCTCTCATATGGGGACTCCATTGGAGAGCTGAGGTCCGCCTGCATTGAGGAGTTTCCCCCTGCTTTTGACTTTGACTCTTATATTGAGACCCTTTCTCAAGTCAATGTCATGTACCATGACTCTCCTCCTCA TTATGATGAATGTGTGGGACCAGGGACCCAGCTGTATGTTCCCACGGACAATCCACCCCCTTATTCCATCACAGACCCATGCCGGGGCGTGCCACACAACTACAGAGAGATGGACGACCTGCCTGCTGGTGCTTGCTGGGTGTCAGCAAGCAGCTCTTCTCAATATCCAACCAGATTGCAGGACTTTAGGCACCAGCCAACCGCCTCCATCTCTTTGTCAGGTTTACCTTTAGAGGAAGCTCCTCCGTATGAGGCAGTAGTGAGTGAACAAAACCATCCCCTCCCTCTGATGCCCCTGGATCTTCTCAAACACACCAGAGAAGGAAGCAGCCCTCAGGAAACCGTTCCCCACCGGATCCTGTAA
- the tk2 gene encoding thymidine kinase 2, mitochondrial, translating to MTVHFLKDACRVVLPLYSHILPSNVFARQTPILKRHLIGHAWSSRIYSRSASHSHGKLVRNGENKNSVIWLEGNIASGKTTCLEYFGKTSDIEVLTEPVTKWRNVHGCNPLGLMYQDPTRWGLTLQTYVQLTMLDRHVSPMTQPIRMLERSICSAKYIFVENLYKSGKMPEVDFAVLSEWFEWILKNIDIPVDLIVYLQTSPQTCYERLKQRCREEEKVIPMEYLESIHNLYEDWLIHQKSFDVPAPVLVIPADHDLKKMLHQYEENRERILMANCF from the exons ATGACGGTTCACTTTTTAAAAGATGCCTGTCGTGTCGTTTTACCTTTGTATTCACACATTCTGCCATCAAATGTTTTTGCCCGTCAGACTCCTATTTTGAAGAGGCACTTGATCGGACATGCGTGGAGCAGCAGAATCTACAGCCGCAGCGCATCACACAGTCACG GCAAACTGGTCAGAAATGGCGAGAATAAGAACTCTGTG ATTTGGTTGGAGGGAAATATTGCAAGTGGGAAGACAACGTGTCTGGAGTACTTCGGCAAAACCAGTGACATTGAG GTTTTGACAGAACCTGTGACTAAATGGAGAAATGTGCATGGATGCAATCCATTG gGTTTGATGTACCAGGACCCAACTAGATGGGGTCTCACTCTTCAGACATACGTCCAACTGACAATGCTGGATCGACATGTCTCACCAATG AcacaaccaatcagaatgcTGGAAAGGTCTATCTGCAGTGCAAAGTACATTTTTGTGGAGAATCTTTATAAAAG TGGAAAGATGCCTGAAGTGGACTTTGCCGTTTTAAGTGAATGGTTTGAGTGGATCCTTAAGAACATAGACATTCCGGTGGACCTTATTG TTTACCTGCAGACCTCTCCACAGACCTGCTATGAGAGGCTAAAGCAGAGGTGCCGAGAGGAAGAGAAGGTTATTCCAATG GAATACTTAGAATCAATCCATAACCTGTATGAAGACTGGCTAATTCATCAGAAGTCCTTTGATGTCCCTGCTCCAGTCCTT GTAATCCCAGCAGATCACGATCTTAAGAAGATGCTGCATCAGTATGAGGAGAACAGAGAGAGGATTTTAATGGCAAATTGCTTTTGA
- the si:ch211-189a15.5 gene encoding LOW QUALITY PROTEIN: uncharacterized protein si:ch211-189a15.5 (The sequence of the model RefSeq protein was modified relative to this genomic sequence to represent the inferred CDS: deleted 1 base in 1 codon): MTNSVDDRTPVSRKDVLVKYLQHYDRVSSEGNVKVCSDRQVTDEGRRVLMSEEEPRKRFNTLDLYLALYECVKYTDYQRYIQGFIKATELLEMFCVNLFLFPWKKEIKTLKTFTGHFVYYIKPILPFAKSILQSIGYCIESDTEYRLSDSVDPDKAKKMGFDLFLARLECEYLLELMGKKSHVECLEILQIRAAPLNPSAEDDVPGHTSICIPNEDVLQEDKHVEGGSLVNPEEQQRQTIKTYNPHDQENLETQDSTITDVERPSSSFMADDKSILEMKENYPDLAIRQKPIFRKSQKKSTQPLKAKELVAFKGYSTALFPEVNTDMSGPQSIAMHSETTPSNNTLHIPNAVVEAQCLDDKPLVLRVETVLQGCKCEGPQENCLVDRTEQMGKMHKKELCVDEPLKYPIEETTQAQLCNRNNVHVTAPPTKTQVGMSSPILCSQSQELICNIEGCRSCAVSDAVPGQDNTIKEPPQSIYIPSSPLPSGPPTDHHQTGNEGSNSQLHRSPTSQQPDDDITKTYVML; the protein is encoded by the exons ATGACCAACAGCGTCGACGATCGAACGCCCGTGTCGCGCAAAGACGTGCTGGTGAAGTATTTACAGCACTACGACAGAGTTTCGTCTGAAGGTAATGTTAAAGTGTGTTCAGATCGACAGGTGACAGATGAAGGCAGACGCGTGTTAATGTCAGAGGAAGAACCGCGGAAGAGGTTTAACACACTGGATCTTTATCTGGCTCTCTATGAGTGCGTGAAGTACACAGACTATCAGAGATACATCCAGGGCTTTATTAAAGCCACAGAGTTACTGGAGATGTTCTGTGTCAACCTGTTTCTGTTTCCCTGGAAGAAGGAGATTAAAACTTTGAAG acATTCACAGGACACTTTGTCTACTACATCAAGCCAATTCTGCCTTTTGCCAAGAGTATTCTTCAGAGTATTGGTTACTGCATTGAAAGCGACACCGAGTATAGACTGTCTGACAGTGTCGACCCTGACAAGGCCAAAAAAATGGGATTCGACCTTTTCCTCGCCAGATTAGAATGTGAGTACCTCCTTGAGCTCATGGGCAAGAAGTCACATGTGGAATGTCTGGAGATCCTCCAGATAAGAGCTGCTCCTCTAAACCCCAGTGCTGAAGATGATGTCCCGGGGCACACAAGTATCTGTATTCCAAATGAGGATGTTCTTCAGGAGGATAAACACGTTGAAGGTGGCTCATTGGTAAATCCAGAGGAACAGCAGAGACAGACGATTAAAACGTATAACCCTCATGATCAAGAAAACCTTGAGACTCAAGATAGTACAATCACTGATGTAGAAAGACCATCCAGCTCATTTATGGCTGATGATAAGTCTATCCTGGAAATGAAGGAGAACTACCCAGACCTGGCTATCCGACAAAAGCCTATTTTCCGGAAGTCTCAGAAAAAGTCTACACAACCTCTTAAAGCCAAGGAGCTGGTTGCATTTAAGGGGTACAGCACAGCCCTGTTCCCTGAGGTCAATACTGACATGAGTGGTCCCCAGTCTATAGCCATGCACAGTGAAACCACCCCAAGCAATAATACATTACATATCCCAAATGCAGTTGTAGAAGCTCAATGCTTAGATGACAAACCACTGGTTCTTCGAGTGGAAACGGTGTTGCAAGGATGCAAATGTGAGGGCCCACAAGAAAACTGTCTGGTTGACCGAACTGAGCAAATGggcaaaatgcacaaaaaagaaCTCTGTGTAGATGAGCCCCTTAAATACCCCATAGAGGAGACCACACAGGCCCAGCTGTGCAATAGAAATAATGTCCATGTCACAGCCCCGCCCACTAAAACTCAAGTTGGGATGAGTTCG CCCATTTTATGCAGCCAATCTCAAGAGCTTATCTGCAACATTGAAGGTTGCAGGAGCTGTGCAGTATCTGATGCCGTTCCTGGACAAGACAATACCATTAAAGAGCCTCCTCAGTCCATTTACATCCCAAGTTCTCCCTTGCCATCGGGACCACCAACTGACCACCATCAGACTGGAAATGAGGGTTCAAATTCTCAACTCCACAGGAGTCCCACATCGCAGCAACCGGATGATGACATCACCAAAACATATGTGATGTTGTAG
- the LOC130417562 gene encoding chemokine-like factor encodes MIDTKDMHKKTIKDTMEIDLVLLKSTKGLLKIAEAVFVFVALLCYAVASRPPYIAATCMEFFITLGFLLLYLLKLNKRFTFIFWALIDVFNSFFAAAFMLILSLIAVSTYRLKGTLGGGIVGLVAVALWCLDGYLLLKKITFNKPGTKTTDHVEGN; translated from the exons ATGATCGACACAAAAGatatgcacaaaaaaacaattaaggACACAATGGAAATTGATTTGGTCTTGCTGAAATCAACAAAAGGTCTATTGAAAATAGCAGAAGCG GTGTTTGTTTTCGTGgctcttttgtgttatgctgtGGCATCTAGGCCTCCCTATATTGCAGCAACGTGCATGGAGTTTTTCATCACACTTGGCTTCCTTCTACTTTACCTACTGAAACTCAACAAGAGGTTTACCTTCATCTTCTGGGCTCTTATT GATGTGTTTAACTCATTTTTTGCTGCAGCATTCATGCTTATTCTCAGCCTTATAGCTGTTTCTACATATAGATTGAAGGGCACTCTGGGTGGAGgg ATTGTGGGTCTTGTGGCTGTGGCCTTGTGGTGTCTGGATGGTTACcttcttttaaagaaaatcacatttaacaAGCCGGGAACGAAAACAACAGATCATGTAGAGGGAAATTAA